The Deinococcus metallilatus genome segment GCTCCAGCGGGCACTCACGCTCGCCGGGGAGGCCGAGCACAAAAAGACCGTGAGCGACACGCACCGCGCGCTGTCACAGGTGTACCGGCAGGCGGGCGACTTCGAGCGCGCCCTGCACCACCACGAGCTGTACCACGACGCCGAACGGGCGCTGTTCAACGAGGAAAGCGACAAGAAAACGCGCGAACTGAGCGCGCGTTTCGATGTGGAACGTGCCCGGCACGAGGCGGAAGTCGAGCGGGTGCAGCGTGAGGCCGCGGAGACGGCGCGGGGGCAGGCCGAGGCCCTGGTCAGCGAACGCACGCGCGAGCTGGAGCAGGCGCAGGTGGAAATCGTCACGCGCCTCGCGGTGGCGGCCGAGTACCGGGATGACCTGACGGGCGAGCATACCTGGCGGGTGGGCCACGTCAGCGCGCTGATCGCGCGGGAACTTGGCCTGCCCGAGGAGGACGTGTCCCTGCTGCGTATTGCGGCGCGGCTCCACGATGTGGGCAAGATCGGCATTCCCGACGCCATCCTGCTCAAGCCCGGCAGATTCACCCCCGAGGAGTTTGAGCGCATGAAGGCACACCCCTTCATCGGCGCGCATATCCTGTCGGGGGGGCAGTCAAGGCTGCTGCGGATGGCCGAGGAAATCGCGCTCTCGCACCATGAGCGGTGGGACGGCACCGGGTATCCCCTGGGCAAGCGCGGCCGGTCCATCCCCATCACCGGGCGCATCGTGGCGGTCGCGGACGTGTTCGACGCCCTGACCAGCGAGCGGCCCTACAAAAAGGCCTGGGCGCACCAGGAAGCCCTGGAGGAATTGCGGCGCGGCGCAGGCAGCCAGTTCGACCCCGAGGTGGTCGAGGCGGGGCTGCGGGTGTTCACTCGGCGGGACTTCGCGGCCCTGATGCGCCCCGAGGGAACCCCTCCCCCACCCACCCTGCGCGCCGTTCTCGCCACCGAGGCCTGGCCGCCCGTCATTTCCCCGGCGCCCTGAAGCCGGTGCCCTGAAGAAGGGGCCGCGAGCCTGGGGCAGCCAGGGGGACCTTTTCCGGCCGGTCGGCTACAGTTCAGGTATGACCTCTCCGACTGGCCCGGCCACAGGTTCAAGCTTGCAGGACGCCGTCCTGATCTACAACGCTGCGGCGGGGGGCCGACAGGGGGCCTCGCCGGAAGAGCTGGTCGCCGCCCTGCGTGAGGCGGGCTTCGAGGCCGAGTACCGGGAGACGGCTTCCGAGGATGACCTGGACCGCGTGCTGGCAGATACCCACGGAACGGTGTTCGTGGCGGGCGGCGACGGGACGGTCCGGGGGGTGGCGCTGCGGTTGATCGGCCGTCAGGGCGTGCAACTCGGCCTGATCCCGATGGGTACCTCCAACAATATCGCCACGACCCTGGAGATCATGGGCAGGCCGCTGGACGTTGCCCGGGCCTTCCAGGGCGCCCGGGTGAGGCCGCTGGACGTGGGCCGGGTCAGCGCGCCCTGGGGCGAGGATCTGTTTCTGGAGGCCTGCGGCTGCGGGGCCTTCGCCGAGGTGCTGGCGGCCTACGACCCCGAGGAGCCGAAAAGCCCGCTGCGGGCCGTGACCGCCCTGCTGAAGACGCTGACATCCTTCGAGCCGCTCCCGCTGACCCTGACCACCGACGACCGGCCCCAGCCCGAGGTGCTGACGGCGGTGCTGGAGGTGATGAACATCAAGGCCACCGGGAATGGGCTGCGGCTGGCGACGACGGCCGACCCCAGCGACGGCCGGTTGAACGTGGTTCAGGTGGACGCCGGGAACCGCGACGGGCTGCTGGCCTACCTGGCCGCCCTGGCCCGCGACGACTTCGAGGCCCTCCCGAGCGTCCAGGCGGATGAGGTGAGCCGGGTCGAGATCCCCTACTTCGGGCAGGTCTTCCACCTCGACGGCGAGGTGCGGTCTGCCCTCCCCGGCGTCCTGGGCTGCGTCCGGATCAGGGTCGAGCCGGGAGCGTTGCAGGTGCTGATTCCCCCACAGGCTGCTGAAAAACCGTCGGAACAGGGTTGAGGCGGTCCATGATCCGGACGGCACGGAGGACACTCCCCCACTCCGCGAGCCGTCCCAGGTCCCGGCCCTCTCCGGTGTAGGCCTGTATGAAAAGGGGACGGCCGGGAACGCCTTTACCGCCCCGTTCCCGCT includes the following:
- a CDS encoding HD domain-containing phosphohydrolase, yielding MSKPQSALPYLEEALQIVRTQQDRLREAIVTCNIGTARAQTQQEREAEIAFREALTLFKEVQSRQGEANALNGLGGLLARRGDGRAAAEAHAEAVRIAQEIEDLEVELDALLHLGQVQADLGELPAALTTLQRALTLAGEAEHKKTVSDTHRALSQVYRQAGDFERALHHHELYHDAERALFNEESDKKTRELSARFDVERARHEAEVERVQREAAETARGQAEALVSERTRELEQAQVEIVTRLAVAAEYRDDLTGEHTWRVGHVSALIARELGLPEEDVSLLRIAARLHDVGKIGIPDAILLKPGRFTPEEFERMKAHPFIGAHILSGGQSRLLRMAEEIALSHHERWDGTGYPLGKRGRSIPITGRIVAVADVFDALTSERPYKKAWAHQEALEELRRGAGSQFDPEVVEAGLRVFTRRDFAALMRPEGTPPPPTLRAVLATEAWPPVISPAP
- a CDS encoding diacylglycerol/lipid kinase family protein encodes the protein MTSPTGPATGSSLQDAVLIYNAAAGGRQGASPEELVAALREAGFEAEYRETASEDDLDRVLADTHGTVFVAGGDGTVRGVALRLIGRQGVQLGLIPMGTSNNIATTLEIMGRPLDVARAFQGARVRPLDVGRVSAPWGEDLFLEACGCGAFAEVLAAYDPEEPKSPLRAVTALLKTLTSFEPLPLTLTTDDRPQPEVLTAVLEVMNIKATGNGLRLATTADPSDGRLNVVQVDAGNRDGLLAYLAALARDDFEALPSVQADEVSRVEIPYFGQVFHLDGEVRSALPGVLGCVRIRVEPGALQVLIPPQAAEKPSEQG